In Rhizobiales bacterium NRL2, a genomic segment contains:
- a CDS encoding dehydratase, whose product MRIAKVDTLRLGEFPNLFWVRLTADDGTEGVGEAFFGSRAAVAYVHESAADILIGRDPRQINALNRDLAPYVGYSGSGAEMRGRSAIDMALHDLVGRATGQPVHDLLGGLARPSIRVYNTCAGYRYVREAPRQVTANWGMSAQAEGPYEDLDAFLTEAGDLAESLLEMGVTGMKIWPFDFAAERSRGFDISPAELEDALEPFRKIRRAVGHRMDIMAELHGHWSPPAAARIAEALTDARPFWIEDAIRPDNWEGFQRLRQATNAQITASETVGGLRDWTRLINSGFVDVVMPDLGWCGGLSEARKIAAVAEARGLPVAPHDCTGPLQFAASVHFVLAMPNALIQEFVRAFYFGWYNEIAENLPEVADGRVTAPDGPGFGTRLRADVFDRPDAETASSSG is encoded by the coding sequence ATGCGCATTGCCAAGGTCGACACGCTCCGGCTGGGTGAATTCCCCAACCTCTTCTGGGTCCGGCTGACGGCCGATGACGGAACGGAAGGCGTGGGTGAGGCCTTCTTCGGCTCGCGCGCCGCCGTCGCCTATGTCCACGAATCCGCCGCGGACATTCTGATCGGTCGGGATCCCCGGCAGATCAACGCGCTGAACCGCGATCTCGCACCCTATGTCGGCTATTCCGGCTCGGGGGCGGAAATGCGCGGGCGCTCCGCCATCGACATGGCGCTGCACGACCTCGTCGGCCGGGCGACGGGGCAGCCGGTCCATGACCTGCTGGGCGGCCTCGCGCGCCCCTCGATCCGCGTCTACAACACCTGCGCCGGTTACCGTTATGTCCGCGAGGCGCCGCGCCAGGTGACGGCCAACTGGGGCATGAGCGCGCAGGCCGAGGGGCCCTACGAGGATCTCGACGCCTTCCTGACCGAAGCCGGCGACCTCGCCGAGAGCCTGCTGGAGATGGGCGTGACGGGCATGAAGATCTGGCCCTTCGACTTCGCCGCCGAACGCAGCCGCGGCTTCGACATCTCCCCGGCGGAACTGGAAGACGCGCTGGAGCCGTTCCGCAAGATCCGCCGGGCAGTCGGCCATCGAATGGATATCATGGCCGAGCTTCACGGCCACTGGTCGCCGCCGGCGGCTGCGCGCATCGCCGAGGCGCTGACGGACGCCCGCCCCTTCTGGATCGAGGACGCGATCCGGCCTGACAACTGGGAAGGTTTCCAGCGCCTCAGGCAAGCGACCAATGCCCAGATCACCGCTTCCGAGACCGTCGGCGGCCTGCGCGACTGGACGCGGCTGATCAACTCCGGCTTCGTCGATGTCGTCATGCCCGACCTGGGCTGGTGCGGCGGCCTCAGCGAGGCGCGCAAGATCGCCGCCGTGGCCGAGGCCCGCGGCCTGCCTGTCGCGCCGCACGATTGCACGGGGCCGCTGCAGTTCGCCGCCTCGGTCCATTTCGTCCTGGCGATGCCGAACGCGCTGATCCAGGAGTTCGTCCGCGCCTTCTATTTCGGCTGGTACAACGAGATCGCCGAAAACCTGCCCGAGGTGGCGGACGGCCGCGTCACGGCCCCCGACGGTCCAGGCTTCGGCACGCGGCTCAGGGCGGACGTGTTCGACCGGCCCGATGCGGAAACCGCCAGCAGTTCGGGATGA